A region of Haloplanus sp. XH21 DNA encodes the following proteins:
- a CDS encoding aldehyde ferredoxin oxidoreductase family protein, whose product MSSPVRRDVIRVDLSAETVERERVPAAWRRDFLGGKGLGARYLYEELDAGTDPLGPDNRLALLLGPLSGYLPGESRYAAVTKSPLTGTFLDSYSGGSFADALAGALPEAFGLLIQGAADHPLTLTVADGTATLSDASDLWGADTAAVDDALDGSVACIGPAGENQVAYATIASDGGDHHAGRGGAGAVMGAKRLKAVAVSGDPPDQSADLAALRDRYDDAYRDDDTGRWQAAGETVESVDFANEVGVLSTRGWQGGSFEDAGDIGVEAVREAATGRENADDAVPGGFRVDTDDGETVPRGGGLMSLGAGLGIDDFDDVARLGARCDRLGMDVISAGNAVAWAMRTDESSLSFGDADAAADLLNAIAARSSDLGDALADGVDAADTADDEGVPTVKSMELPAYDPRGAAGMALAYATSDRGGCHRRARPVEQEAFERDAWTTADRVTTVIGAQNARAVLWSLVVDDFAGETMWEDLGVEWLRAVGLEYDRETLATLGERVWTLVRLFNVREGFDRADDSLPDVFETPMPDGPAEGRAIDRDAFDAMLDGYYLARGWSTDGIPTRRTVDRLGLSEVVDDETPLDDDDAPPEPAGGVDRNRRRDRPDR is encoded by the coding sequence ATGTCATCGCCCGTCCGTCGCGACGTGATCCGGGTGGATCTCTCCGCGGAGACCGTCGAACGGGAGCGCGTGCCCGCCGCGTGGCGACGGGACTTCCTGGGCGGCAAGGGCCTCGGCGCGAGATACCTCTACGAGGAACTCGACGCCGGGACTGACCCGCTCGGCCCCGACAACCGCCTTGCCCTCCTGCTCGGCCCGCTCTCGGGCTATCTCCCCGGAGAGTCGCGATACGCCGCCGTCACCAAGTCGCCGCTGACGGGGACCTTTCTCGACTCCTACAGCGGCGGATCGTTCGCCGACGCCCTCGCCGGTGCCCTCCCGGAGGCGTTCGGCCTGCTCATTCAGGGCGCGGCCGACCACCCCCTGACGCTCACCGTCGCGGACGGCACGGCGACCCTCTCGGACGCGAGCGATCTGTGGGGCGCGGACACCGCCGCCGTCGACGACGCCCTCGACGGATCGGTCGCCTGTATCGGCCCTGCCGGCGAGAATCAGGTCGCGTACGCGACGATCGCGTCCGACGGCGGCGACCACCACGCCGGGCGCGGCGGAGCCGGCGCGGTGATGGGGGCAAAGCGCCTGAAAGCCGTCGCCGTCAGCGGCGACCCACCGGACCAGTCGGCCGATCTGGCCGCGCTCCGCGACCGCTACGACGACGCGTATCGCGACGACGACACCGGCCGCTGGCAGGCCGCTGGCGAGACGGTCGAGAGCGTCGACTTCGCCAACGAAGTGGGCGTCCTGTCCACCCGGGGATGGCAGGGTGGCTCGTTCGAGGACGCCGGCGACATCGGCGTCGAGGCGGTCCGCGAGGCCGCCACCGGACGGGAGAACGCGGACGACGCGGTGCCGGGCGGGTTCCGCGTCGACACCGACGACGGCGAGACGGTCCCCCGCGGCGGCGGCCTGATGTCGCTCGGCGCGGGCCTGGGCATCGACGACTTCGACGACGTGGCGCGTCTCGGCGCGCGCTGTGACCGCCTCGGGATGGACGTCATCAGCGCCGGCAACGCCGTGGCGTGGGCGATGCGGACGGACGAGTCGTCCCTCTCGTTCGGCGACGCCGACGCCGCGGCCGACCTGCTCAACGCCATCGCGGCGCGCTCGTCCGACCTGGGCGACGCGCTCGCCGACGGCGTGGACGCCGCCGACACGGCGGACGACGAGGGCGTGCCGACGGTCAAATCGATGGAACTACCGGCGTACGATCCGCGGGGCGCAGCCGGCATGGCCCTGGCGTACGCCACCAGCGACCGGGGTGGCTGTCACCGCCGCGCCCGACCGGTCGAACAGGAAGCGTTCGAGCGCGACGCCTGGACCACCGCGGACCGTGTCACCACGGTGATCGGGGCACAGAACGCCCGCGCCGTGCTCTGGAGTCTCGTCGTCGACGACTTCGCCGGCGAGACCATGTGGGAGGACCTCGGCGTGGAGTGGCTACGGGCGGTCGGCCTCGAGTACGACCGCGAGACGCTGGCGACGCTCGGCGAACGCGTCTGGACGCTCGTTCGGCTGTTCAACGTCCGCGAGGGGTTCGACCGCGCGGACGACTCGCTGCCGGACGTCTTCGAGACGCCGATGCCCGACGGCCCCGCGGAGGGGCGGGCCATCGACCGCGACGCGTTCGACGCGATGCTCGACGGCTACTACCTGGCGCGTGGCTGGTCGACCGACGGCATCCCGACCCGCCGGACGGTCGACCGACTGGGCTTATCAGAGGTCGTCGACGACGAGACGCCGCTCGACGACGACGACGCGCCACCCGAACCGGCCGGCGGCGTCGACCGGAACCGTCGACGCGACCGACCCGACCGATGA
- a CDS encoding ubiquitin-like small modifier protein 1, whose translation MDLELRFFATFREAVGQKTLEHEFEDGATVGEVLATLESEYGGLEGQILDDEGGLQPNLNILKNGREVLHMEGTDTVMEDGDTLSVFPPVAGGA comes from the coding sequence ATGGATCTGGAACTGCGGTTTTTCGCCACGTTCCGCGAAGCGGTCGGCCAGAAGACGCTCGAACACGAGTTCGAGGATGGCGCGACCGTCGGAGAGGTCCTTGCGACCCTCGAATCCGAATACGGCGGTCTCGAAGGACAAATCCTCGACGACGAGGGCGGCCTACAGCCGAATCTCAACATTCTGAAAAACGGGCGCGAAGTGTTGCATATGGAGGGCACTGACACCGTGATGGAAGACGGCGACACGCTGTCGGTGTTCCCGCCGGTAGCTGGTGGCGCATGA
- the pepF gene encoding oligoendopeptidase F produces MSSVPERSEIDAEHKWALESIFASDEEWDDAFEDVRDRVNDLSAYEGRVTESAETLLELLELRADLLRDVSTVSTYANLRSSEDTRNQEYQAMSARAESLAADARSAASFVEPELQELDEADIEAFVEREPALAEYEHYFDDVLRQKPHTRSKEIEELLADLSDVTDAASDVYSMLSNADMEFPTVEDPEGEPVEISLGNFTKLQKRPNRAFRREVHEAFYDRWDDVRNSVGTALKKSVTADVKLARARNYDTAREAALDGPNVPVDVYDTLLETVRDNLDYLHRHADLKATALGVDDLQMWDLYAPMAAGDPPEIPYEQAVDHVVEAVAPLGDAYQERMAEGLDSRWVDVYENRGKRSGAFSAGTYDTQPFILMNYQDDVASMFTLAHELGHSMHSELTNEAQPWQYSSYDIFVAEVASTVNETLLTHHLLDTIDDEAVRRHVLDEYLERFRSTLFRQTMFADFELRIHDIVEDGGALTPDRFDDIYGDLKETYYEPATVDERIAREWMRIPHFYYGYYVYQYSTGLSAATAIVERIREEGDPAAAEYREALRMGGSAYPLGVLETAGVDMTTAAPIEDALGVYGAYLDEMATLVE; encoded by the coding sequence ATGAGTTCGGTTCCCGAACGGAGCGAGATCGACGCCGAGCACAAGTGGGCGCTGGAGAGCATCTTCGCGAGCGACGAGGAGTGGGACGACGCCTTCGAGGACGTCCGCGATCGGGTGAACGACCTGTCGGCCTATGAGGGCCGGGTCACCGAAAGCGCCGAGACCCTCCTCGAACTGCTCGAACTCCGCGCGGACCTCCTGCGGGACGTATCGACGGTGTCGACCTACGCCAACCTGCGGAGTAGCGAGGACACCCGCAATCAGGAGTACCAGGCCATGTCGGCCCGGGCGGAGTCGCTCGCGGCCGACGCCCGGAGCGCGGCGAGTTTCGTCGAACCCGAACTGCAGGAACTCGACGAGGCGGACATCGAGGCGTTCGTCGAGCGTGAACCCGCGCTGGCCGAATACGAGCACTACTTCGACGATGTCCTCCGGCAGAAGCCGCACACGCGCTCGAAGGAAATCGAGGAGTTGCTGGCGGACCTTTCCGATGTGACCGACGCCGCCAGCGACGTGTACAGCATGCTCTCGAACGCGGACATGGAGTTCCCGACGGTCGAAGATCCCGAGGGCGAACCCGTCGAGATCTCGCTGGGCAACTTCACGAAACTCCAGAAGCGGCCGAACCGCGCCTTCCGGCGCGAGGTCCACGAGGCCTTCTACGACCGCTGGGACGACGTGCGAAACAGCGTGGGGACGGCGCTGAAAAAGAGCGTCACGGCCGACGTGAAACTCGCCCGTGCCCGAAACTACGACACCGCCCGCGAGGCGGCGCTCGACGGCCCGAACGTCCCCGTCGACGTTTACGACACGCTGCTTGAGACGGTGCGTGACAACCTCGACTACCTCCACCGCCACGCCGACCTGAAGGCGACGGCGCTCGGCGTCGATGACCTGCAGATGTGGGATCTCTACGCACCGATGGCGGCCGGCGACCCGCCGGAGATTCCGTACGAGCAGGCCGTCGATCACGTCGTCGAGGCGGTCGCCCCCCTGGGCGACGCCTATCAGGAGCGGATGGCCGAGGGTCTCGACTCCCGCTGGGTCGACGTGTACGAAAACCGCGGCAAGCGCTCGGGTGCGTTCTCCGCGGGCACCTACGACACCCAGCCGTTCATCCTGATGAACTACCAGGACGACGTGGCATCGATGTTCACGCTGGCCCACGAACTCGGCCACTCCATGCATTCGGAGCTGACCAACGAGGCCCAGCCCTGGCAGTACAGCAGTTACGACATCTTCGTCGCCGAGGTGGCGAGCACGGTCAACGAGACGCTGCTCACCCACCACCTCCTGGACACGATCGACGACGAGGCCGTCCGCCGGCACGTCCTCGACGAGTATCTGGAGCGCTTCCGGTCGACGCTGTTCCGGCAGACCATGTTCGCCGACTTCGAGTTGCGGATTCACGACATCGTGGAGGACGGCGGTGCGCTCACCCCGGACCGCTTCGACGACATCTACGGCGACCTGAAGGAGACGTACTACGAACCGGCAACCGTCGACGAGCGCATCGCCCGCGAGTGGATGCGGATTCCGCATTTCTACTACGGGTACTACGTCTACCAGTACAGCACGGGTCTCAGCGCGGCGACGGCCATCGTCGAGCGCATTCGCGAGGAGGGCGACCCCGCGGCCGCGGAGTACCGCGAGGCCCTTCGCATGGGCGGGAGCGCCTACCCCCTCGGTGTGCTCGAAACGGCAGGCGTCGATATGACGACGGCCGCACCCATCGAGGACGCCCTCGGCGTGTACGGCGCGTATCTCGACGAGATGGCGACGCTGGTCGAATAG
- the tgtA gene encoding tRNA guanosine(15) transglycosylase TgtA: protein MRECFELRDGDALGRIGELTVPRAGRTVETPALLPVINPNIRTVSPARLEAEFGAEMLITNAYIIRGTDDLRERALAEGLHDMLDFSGAIVTDSGSFQLAEYGDIDVTTEEILEFQHAIGSDVATPVDVPTPPDATRETAEADLETTEQALADAETVETGEMLVNAPIQGSTNLDLREAAARHADATDLDVFPVGAVVPLMNDYRYADVVDIVAAAKRGLGADAPVHLFGAGHPMMFALAVAMGCDLFDSAAYAIYARDDRYLTVHGTKHLADLEYFPCECPICTEWTPAGIRAESDAERERLLAEHNLHVSFGEMRRIKQAIRAGNLLELVETRARNHPAMLDGYRALLDHADQLERADPASKGSFFYCSAESARRPEVRRHQDRLDRLETPDSLLLTEGASPSADQFDATWRVLPPFGPAPRALSETYPLTAELPDRLDDAAYEAAARGVARLVETHPETDVTLSHDDWPASALALVPPGVTLDALHERAD, encoded by the coding sequence ATGCGCGAGTGCTTCGAGCTACGGGACGGCGACGCCCTCGGCCGTATCGGGGAGCTGACCGTCCCCCGCGCCGGCCGGACCGTCGAGACGCCGGCGTTGCTCCCCGTCATCAACCCGAACATTCGGACGGTGTCGCCCGCCCGTCTCGAAGCCGAGTTCGGCGCCGAGATGCTCATCACCAACGCCTACATCATCCGCGGCACCGACGACCTGCGCGAACGGGCGCTCGCGGAGGGTCTCCACGACATGCTCGACTTCTCGGGCGCCATCGTCACCGACTCCGGCTCCTTCCAACTGGCCGAGTACGGCGACATCGACGTGACGACCGAGGAAATCCTGGAGTTCCAGCACGCCATCGGCTCCGACGTGGCGACGCCGGTGGACGTGCCCACGCCACCGGACGCGACCCGCGAGACGGCCGAAGCGGACCTCGAAACGACCGAGCAGGCGCTCGCCGACGCCGAAACCGTCGAGACGGGCGAGATGCTCGTCAACGCGCCGATCCAGGGCTCGACCAACCTCGACCTGCGGGAGGCGGCTGCCCGCCACGCCGACGCGACCGACCTCGACGTCTTTCCCGTCGGCGCCGTCGTCCCCCTGATGAACGACTACCGCTACGCCGACGTGGTCGACATCGTTGCGGCCGCCAAACGCGGCCTCGGCGCCGACGCACCCGTCCACCTCTTCGGCGCCGGTCACCCCATGATGTTCGCCCTCGCCGTTGCGATGGGCTGTGACCTCTTCGACTCCGCCGCCTACGCCATCTACGCCCGCGACGACCGCTATCTCACCGTCCACGGCACGAAGCATCTCGCTGATCTCGAATACTTCCCCTGTGAGTGCCCGATCTGTACGGAATGGACGCCCGCCGGCATCCGCGCAGAGTCCGACGCGGAACGGGAACGCCTGCTGGCCGAACACAACCTCCACGTCTCCTTCGGCGAGATGCGTCGGATCAAGCAGGCCATCCGTGCGGGCAACCTGCTCGAACTCGTCGAGACGCGAGCCCGGAACCATCCCGCGATGCTCGACGGCTACCGCGCGCTGCTGGATCACGCCGACCAGTTGGAACGGGCCGACCCCGCGTCGAAAGGGTCGTTTTTCTACTGTTCGGCCGAGAGCGCGCGCCGGCCCGAGGTGCGCCGACACCAGGACCGCCTCGATCGCCTGGAGACGCCCGACAGCCTGCTCCTGACCGAAGGCGCATCGCCCTCGGCCGATCAGTTCGACGCCACGTGGCGCGTGCTCCCTCCCTTCGGCCCCGCGCCGCGCGCGCTCTCCGAAACCTACCCCCTCACCGCCGAACTCCCGGATCGCCTCGACGACGCGGCCTACGAGGCGGCGGCGCGCGGCGTCGCCCGACTCGTCGAGACCCACCCCGAGACGGACGTGACGCTCTCACACGACGACTGGCCCGCGTCGGCGCTGGCGCTCGTCCCGCCCGGCGTGACCCTCGACGCGCTGCACGAGCGAGCGGACTAG
- the arcS gene encoding archaeosine synthase subunit alpha, producing MTEYFEVHGRDGAARLGELRLRDPVTTPALADEFVVDAGSLWNTDREMPDGSDAELTVLPHRSFPAGTDPTVQESFAVDYPDVDHPSAGVVTAAAADDHGCDAYVLSTASGVVGHGESFRDEMIAVREAIPADTALYLAGVATPANVATLVSAGADLVDTKLARVKGRQGIYCTTEGEYHLDELAELPDAFPSDPPIEEFTREDCVEHNVAALRAALSTVRTRIRRGRLRDYLEGQARHENWLTATFREFDQEYAYLEQRTPVVRDVELSAASEDTLSRVEIQRFADRVTSRYRNRFSNPLVLVPCSARKPYSDSQSHAQFHRAIQYRGHLASMTSPIGVVPQELECTYPAQHYDAVVTGNWTEGEKAFVAAVLERYLERNDYPRVIAHVPGEGYRDICERVEAQVDVPFEYTVEDHPTTSASLSNLAGALEGELKYSKRERQHNTIRAIADYQFGDGAGDDLFPDLRTTSRHPKLQARDENDTQLAAQVPQYGVLSFTLEGARHWVESDAPTKRVDIDAFVPHGSVLAPGITDADSDIRVGDEVVVSGPSAFGVGRAEMSGPEMRESSRGVAVEMRHVAGEDNA from the coding sequence ATGACCGAGTATTTCGAAGTCCACGGGCGTGACGGGGCCGCACGCCTGGGCGAACTCCGCCTGCGCGACCCCGTGACGACACCGGCGCTCGCCGACGAGTTCGTCGTCGACGCCGGCAGCCTCTGGAACACCGACCGGGAGATGCCCGACGGGAGCGACGCCGAGTTGACCGTGCTCCCTCACCGGTCGTTCCCGGCGGGCACCGATCCGACGGTCCAGGAGTCCTTCGCGGTCGACTACCCCGACGTCGACCACCCGAGCGCGGGCGTCGTGACGGCGGCGGCGGCCGACGACCACGGCTGTGACGCGTACGTGCTCTCCACCGCGTCGGGGGTCGTCGGCCACGGCGAGTCCTTCCGCGACGAGATGATCGCCGTCCGGGAAGCGATTCCGGCCGACACCGCGCTCTATCTCGCCGGCGTCGCCACGCCCGCGAACGTCGCGACGCTCGTCTCGGCGGGGGCGGACCTCGTCGACACCAAACTCGCTCGCGTCAAGGGCCGGCAGGGCATCTACTGTACGACCGAGGGCGAGTACCACCTCGACGAGCTCGCCGAACTCCCCGACGCCTTCCCCTCGGACCCGCCCATCGAGGAGTTCACCCGCGAGGACTGCGTCGAACACAACGTCGCGGCGCTCCGGGCGGCGCTGTCGACGGTGCGCACTCGCATCCGACGGGGGCGCTTGCGCGACTACCTGGAGGGCCAGGCCCGCCACGAGAACTGGCTGACCGCCACCTTCCGCGAGTTCGACCAGGAGTACGCCTACCTCGAACAGCGGACGCCGGTCGTCCGGGACGTGGAACTCAGCGCCGCGAGCGAGGACACCCTCAGCCGGGTCGAAATCCAGCGCTTCGCCGACCGGGTCACCTCGCGGTACCGCAACCGGTTCTCGAACCCGCTGGTGCTGGTGCCGTGTTCCGCGCGCAAACCCTACAGCGACTCCCAGAGTCACGCGCAGTTCCACCGCGCCATCCAGTACCGCGGCCACCTCGCCTCCATGACCTCGCCCATCGGCGTCGTCCCGCAGGAACTGGAGTGTACCTACCCCGCCCAGCATTACGACGCGGTCGTGACGGGCAACTGGACCGAAGGCGAGAAGGCGTTCGTCGCCGCGGTGCTCGAACGGTATCTGGAGCGCAACGACTACCCGCGCGTCATCGCCCACGTCCCCGGCGAGGGCTACCGCGACATCTGCGAACGGGTCGAAGCGCAGGTGGACGTGCCCTTCGAGTACACCGTCGAGGACCACCCCACCACCAGCGCGTCGCTGTCGAACCTCGCCGGGGCACTGGAGGGCGAGCTCAAATACTCGAAACGCGAGCGCCAGCACAACACGATTCGGGCCATCGCGGACTACCAGTTCGGCGATGGCGCGGGCGACGACCTGTTTCCGGACCTGCGGACGACGAGCCGCCACCCCAAACTCCAAGCACGGGACGAGAACGACACGCAGCTCGCGGCGCAGGTGCCCCAGTACGGCGTCCTCTCCTTCACGCTCGAAGGCGCCCGCCACTGGGTCGAGAGCGACGCGCCGACCAAGCGGGTCGACATCGACGCGTTCGTCCCCCACGGGAGCGTCCTCGCGCCCGGAATCACTGACGCCGACAGCGACATCCGCGTCGGCGACGAGGTGGTCGTCTCCGGGCCATCTGCCTTCGGCGTGGGACGGGCGGAGATGAGCGGCCCGGAGATGCGCGAGAGCAGCCGTGGCGTCGCCGTCGAAATGCGACACGTCGCGGGCGAGGACAACGCTTAA
- a CDS encoding alpha/beta hydrolase produces MSDVHADEPVMTAGTDPSAADAAVVLLHGRGASARSILGMASEFHRPGVAFLAPQAANNEWYPNSFLAPVADNEPHLSSALGKVEATLDRAADAGIPTERTALLGFSQGACLASEFAARNPTRYGGIVALSGGLIGDSVDPDDYTGSLDGTPAFFGCSDVDPHIPEERVHASTTVYDRLDADVTERIYEGMGHTVNEDEIAFVASLVEDL; encoded by the coding sequence ATGAGCGACGTCCACGCGGACGAACCAGTCATGACCGCGGGCACCGATCCGTCGGCCGCCGACGCCGCGGTCGTCCTGCTCCACGGACGGGGCGCGAGCGCGCGGAGCATCCTCGGGATGGCGAGCGAGTTCCACCGGCCCGGCGTGGCGTTTCTCGCGCCGCAGGCCGCGAACAACGAGTGGTATCCGAACTCGTTTCTCGCGCCCGTCGCGGACAACGAACCACACCTGTCCAGCGCGCTCGGGAAAGTCGAAGCGACGCTCGACCGGGCCGCCGACGCCGGGATTCCGACGGAACGGACGGCGCTGTTGGGGTTCTCGCAGGGCGCCTGTCTCGCCAGCGAGTTCGCCGCCCGAAACCCGACCCGCTACGGTGGCATCGTCGCCCTGAGTGGCGGGCTCATCGGCGATAGCGTCGATCCGGACGACTACACGGGGTCGCTGGACGGGACGCCCGCCTTCTTCGGCTGTAGCGACGTCGACCCGCACATTCCCGAAGAACGGGTCCACGCGTCGACGACCGTGTACGACCGCCTCGACGCCGACGTGACCGAGCGCATCTACGAGGGGATGGGGCATACGGTCAACGAGGACGAGATCGCGTTCGTCGCTTCGCTGGTCGAGGACCTGTAA
- a CDS encoding CPBP family intramembrane glutamic endopeptidase, giving the protein MSPLDERTTAHLRAVVVALVVSAVGLGVGLALVYVLLRLLATVGVDLSPARFLVVSLVAMQGLAFGGVALGYLTVHGWALDDLGVRVPNLRDLLVIVAGYAAAIVAAISGAVVITITSVPAGENQVSQIIGADASVLLWLIPASFLLIGPGEELLFRGIVQSRLRESFDAIPGVVLASAIFAAIHYIALTGGAGGRLVTVTVLFFPALVFGAVYELTDNLVVPALVHGAYNATLFAITYLAIQLSESGAFPDESATTSHLLVEGLSAVPV; this is encoded by the coding sequence ATGTCCCCGCTCGACGAACGGACGACGGCCCACCTTCGGGCCGTCGTCGTCGCCCTAGTGGTGTCCGCCGTCGGCCTCGGCGTCGGCCTCGCGCTGGTGTACGTCCTCCTGCGACTCCTCGCTACGGTCGGCGTCGACCTCTCGCCGGCCCGGTTTCTCGTCGTCTCGCTCGTGGCGATGCAAGGCCTCGCCTTCGGTGGCGTCGCCCTCGGCTATCTCACTGTCCACGGCTGGGCCCTCGATGACCTCGGCGTTCGCGTGCCGAATCTGCGCGACCTCCTCGTCATCGTCGCTGGCTACGCGGCGGCCATCGTGGCCGCCATCAGCGGAGCGGTCGTCATCACCATCACGAGCGTCCCCGCGGGCGAGAATCAGGTCTCACAGATCATCGGCGCCGACGCGAGCGTCCTGTTGTGGCTGATTCCCGCCTCGTTTCTCCTCATCGGCCCCGGTGAGGAACTGCTCTTTCGCGGCATCGTCCAGAGTCGACTCCGGGAGTCGTTCGACGCCATCCCGGGCGTAGTGCTGGCCAGCGCCATCTTCGCCGCCATTCACTACATCGCGCTGACGGGCGGCGCGGGCGGGCGCCTCGTCACCGTGACGGTGCTCTTTTTCCCCGCACTCGTGTTCGGTGCCGTCTACGAACTGACCGACAACCTCGTCGTGCCCGCGCTGGTCCACGGCGCGTACAACGCGACGCTGTTCGCGATCACCTACCTCGCGATCCAACTGAGCGAGTCCGGGGCCTTCCCCGACGAGTCGGCGACGACAAGCCACCTCCTCGTCGAGGGTCTGAGCGCCGTCCCGGTCTGA